AACCACAGCCCCTCGTTTGGCGGCTTCCCTGGCATACTCTTTACTGGCTGAGCCCCCGGCAAAAAGGGCGATATCAACACCCTCAAAAGCCTCATTAGCCGTAGCTGCTACTGTATAGTCCCTGCCCTCCCAATTTATTTTGGTACCGGCTGACCTTTCAGTGGCAAGAAGCTTCAGGCCTCCAACAGGAAAATTCCTCTCCCGCAGAATCTTCAATAACTCTTGTCCAACCGCGCCGGTGGCGCCTACGACCGCTAGATTAATTTTTTTCACAAATATCCCTCCGTAAATTGAATAAATATATATATTGTTCACACCGACGAGTACAAGTCAACTTGCCCGGCACACCCATCCCCAGAAATTATTCTTTTTAATATTGGATAATTACCGGTTGTAATTGTTTTCCCTTCAGGGCTGATTTTATGGCTTCGGCCACTAATGACATGTTTGCCACAAGGGAATTGGCCTTTACCTGTGGATTATCCTGTCCAAAGGGAACCATATAAATATTTTTCATATTGAGCAGCAGGCCGATATTCTTAGCATTGATTCCCAGACCGTCGTTTGTTGATATTCCCATGACTACCGGTCTCTGGTTGCGCAAATGGGCTTTTACAGCCATTAAAACAGGTGTATCGGTAATTCCATTGACCAGTTTAGCTATGGTATTACCGGTGCACGGCGCAACAACCATAATATCAAATAATACGTTTGGCCCAATCGGTTCCGCATCCACAATTGTTTTTATTATATCATGCCCGGTCGCTTCTTTGAGCAGTTCTTTCCATTCACTTGACTTACCAAATCTTGTATCAATAGAATCAACACTATATGACATAACCGGGTACACTTCCGCTCCGCTTTCAATCAGGCGGGGTATTTGATTCAGGACTTCTCTGACAGTACAGTGTGAACCTGTAACAGCAAAACCTATTTTAACACCATTAAGTTCCATTAAAGCACCCCCGACTACCTTCTGTCTTCTTCCAGAGAAGATAAAGACGAAGTGTTGGCGAGTTCGCTTACCATTATGTCCGGAATAACTCTTGACAATATCAATCCTGCGGTACGGGGGGCAACTTTTCCCGGCAGGCCCGGAGCCAGAACAGCATTCCGGCCCAGCTTAGCAGCCGCCTTAAAGTCAACACCTCCCGGCGTTGAGGCAATATCACAGATGTACACCACAGGTTTTGTCTTCCTTAAAAGAGACTCATCCAATACAAGGAAAGGAACGGTGTTAAATATAATGTCAGCCTTTTCAAGACACCCAGGCAGCTGACTGTAGTTTAAAGGCTCCATTCCCATTTCGGCAATCCTGGCAAGGTCTGCCCGCTTCCTGGCAGCTACAGAGGTTTTCGCCCCCAGAGCAGACAGCATGCGGGCAAGGGTTAGGCCGCACCTGCCAAAACCAAGCACAACCGCATTGCTGCCGTGGATAGTGATATCAGTGGCTTCCATAGCCATTTGAAGAGCCCCTTCCGCAGAAGGGATGGAATTCATAATGGCCACTTCATCCATTCCTGCAATTTCCACCAACCCAAGGCCTCGTTCAGCAACCAGTTGTTTGAGCAGCGGGCGGGCAAATCCAACAATGACAGTACAGTCATCAATACAGGATCTGATCAGGTCCTTAGTAAACCTGAGGGGTTTCAGCCCATACCTGGCCATTATTTTACCCTGTTCATCAATGCCCGACATGGGCAAAATAACGAAACGGGCGCCACTTACTGCTTCCACTGCCGATTCAAAGTATTGGACCAGATTGTTCCCGATGAATTTAGTTATTCCGGCCACTCTGACGTTAGCACCCAGCTGAGCCAGCTGAGGAACGAGAATAAGTTCCCTGTCGTCTCCTCCAAGGACCGCAGCGGATACTCCCGCGAGTATCGAACTCATGCCACAACCTCCTTTGTACACCAACTACTGACAGTATATGAATTGATGCAAAGGGAGGTGCTTGTATAGAACCGGTTTCACTTATTCAGTTAAAAGTTTCTCCAGACCATAGGTCACTCCTTTCAGCTCTGCGACTCTTCTGACTGCCAGGATTACGCCCGGCATAAATGACTCTCTGCTAATGGAGTCGTGCCTTATGGTCAGGGTCTGACCAAGCCCGCCAAAGATAACTTCCTGGTGGGCTGTCAATCCCGGAAGACGAACACTGTGAATCCTCATCCCGTCATATTCCCCGCCCCTGACGCCCCGGAACTTCTCCTGTTCATCAGGGTGGCCTTGGCGGCATGTTTCCCTGCTCCCTTTTATCAGTTCAGCTGTCTTAATTGCTGTTCCTGAAGGAGCATCCAGCTTCAGGTCATGGTGCAGTTCAATTATCTCAACATTTGGCAGATACCGCGCTGCTTCTGTGGCAAATTTCATCATCAGTACCGCTCCAATAGCAAAATTAGGGGCTATAATGATACCAATTCCTGCCTCCCCGGCCATCCGGTTAATATTGGCAATATCCTCTTCAGACAAGCTTGTTGTGCCAACTACGGCATGCACATGATGAGTCAGAACGGTATTAAGATTGGATCTGATACTATCCGGAGTAGTAAAGTCAACAACTACCTCTGCCCGGGTTTCCTCAATAACCCGCCCGAGGTTTCCGGTAACAGGCACCCCGCAGGGTTTTCCCGCTGTCAGCAGGCCTATATCCTCTCCATGATTGTTTATATCCACAGCTCCCACAAGTGATAAGTCACTTTCGCCCAGGACTGCTTTAACGACTTCGCGTCCCATCCTGCCGGCGGCTCCGGCCACGATTACTTTTAGCATGAGATATCCAGACCTCCTGTATATTTCCAGAACTGTACCGGTGAATTGGACAATAACTGACCAGTTTACACCAAATACCTTAAACTTTATTTTCTTATAAATGGGCTCAGATGTCAAGGGCGAAACATTGACTAACCTGTGCGAATATATCACCCAAGCTCTGGCAAACTAATATATATATCAACTTATACATACAGGGTGGTCACACTCAATGAATGATAAAGGACATCAGGCCTTGGAATTTGCCGGTCTGGCAGGGGAACTGCTGCTGGAAAACGGGGCTGAAACACCGCGTGTTGAAGACACGGTACATCGGATATGTTCAACAGCAGGTCTTACAGAGATTGAGGTAATTGTATTTCCAACAGGTATAATCATAAATGCACTCTATGATAATGTCCGGGTTACGCGGGCCAAAAGGATACATGCCAGGGAAACCAATCTCAACAAGATTTCCGTTGTAAATGATGTTTCCCGAAAATATGCCTGTAGTAGAATTTCACTTAATGAAGGATTGGCCATTGCCCGGGAATTGGATACCGGCAAACCGGACCGCAGAGTTTTTTGGGGTAACCTTGCCGCGGGAGGCATCGCTTCAGGCTCGGCCACAATCCTCCTGGGAGGATACTGGGCGGATTTTCTTCCGGCTTTTATGGCAGCAGCCATGGTCAGGACTATTATTGGAGTAACGGCATTTAACCTGGCATATGTACTGCAGATTTTCCTGGCAGGAATTTTTGCGGGGTTTGGCGGCAGCTTATTTGTTGACCTGGGCTTTGGTTATCATTTGGACAAGATTATCGTAGGGGCGCTGCTCCCGCTTTATCCCGGCATAACTCTGACAAATGCGGTAAGGGATTTTATTTCGGGGGATCTGCTGTCCGGGACCCTGAGGATGGTTGAAGGGCTGCTTATTGCGGCAGCCCTTGCCAACGGGGTCGGGGTAGCCTTGTCTATGTATCACGGGCATCTGCGGAACTATTTGTTTTAACCTTATGTTGGCTATCGAAAATGACCTGGCAGCATATGTTGACGCATTGTACCGATTTTCCGCACTGCCGCCTATGAGTCTAAACTGCCAATCCCCGGCATCAGGGCATCGTCCCCGAACTCGATGGCTCATTGGGCTTGTCTCACGGGGTAGCCGCCTCTCGTTTTGGCAAGCCAAAAACTTCCCGGCGGCCTTCGCCATCTTCGAACATGCGGGGACTCCCTGCCCTGATGCCGGTGCTTTGCAGCAACACTCATTACGGCGGCAGTGCCAGGAAAATCTTGTACAACACCTCACCATATTACACGGGTCATTTCCTGGAGCCTAAAGTGAAGTAACAAAACAAAAGTTCAGGCTTGAAACCCTGAACATAAGAATGCTATACCCTTAACATTTTGACCTTGAAAGGAGAAAACACGATGCTTATAAAAATGTTTCTGGCTTTCCTGACAACACTGTTCACAGGGATTACACTGCAGACTCCAAAATCTGCGCTGGTTACCGCAGGTCTGACCGGTATGCTTGGGTGGACAGTCTATAATATACTGATACAACTTAAGTTTTCCACTCTGTTTGCATCAGTCTCCGGCGCTATTATTATTGGTGGGTTTGCTGAAATAATGTCGCGAATACAGAAACAGCCGGTTACCGTTTATATAGTATCAGGTATCATTCCCCTGGTACCGGGTATTACATCTTATGACTCGATGCTGGATTTTATTAACAGCCGCTATATTGAAGGGATAGCATTGGCCTTTAAGGCCTTACTGATTGCAGCATACCTGGCAACAGGACTTGCCATCGTACCCATCACCGTCCGTTTTTTCCGCCGCCGGGTCGGCAGATTTGGGGAGAAGTAAAAAAGCTATCCGGGATATCTGGTCAGGTTGGGTACTGTCCCATCCAATTCAACAATCACCACTTCATTGCCAATTTTTTTTATTGACTGCCATGGAATAATTATGTGCTGCCGGTCCATCCATAAACTGAAAAAGTTGTTTCTGCGGGGCAATATAATTGATTGAATCTCTCCGGTGTGGCAGTCAACTACCATATCAGCTTCACCGATCACTCCCAGTCTTGCCCCATCGACCATATTAATAACCTCTTTCCCTTCAAGGTCACTCATTCTCAGATAACCCAATCTCCACACCCTCTTTAAATAAAAGTCGCCGCTCTCATCCGGTTTAACTGCAGGGAAAATCTGTTATCAAAAAAAGACACCCTCATATAATGTTTATGAGAGGGTGTCCCAGGCTATTCCATAGAATTGTTAAAAATTATTTTCCCGTAGACCCAAAACCTCCTGAGCTTCTTTGGGTATCATCCAGGCTCTCTGTTTCGGCAAATTCAGCCCGGGCAAATTTGTTAATTACCATCTGGGCGACCCGGTCACCCCTGTTAATTTCGAAGGGAGCCTGTCCATGGTTTATCAGGATTAATCCTATCTCGCCCCTGTAATCAGAGTCAATGGTCCCAGGTGTATTTACCAAAGTAATACCGTGTTTCAGGGCCAGGCCGCTCCTGGGCCTTATCTGCGCCTCATAGCCACGTGGCAGCGCTAAACACAACCCTGTAGGGATCAGTTTTATCTCACCGGGCATTAAAACCTCTGGCTGCCCGACTGCAGCCAATAAATCCATTCCGGCTGCCCCGGGAGTCATATACTGCGGCAGGGGCAGCCCCTTGCCGGCATCTGTTCTGCTAACATAAACCCTGACCTTGTCCATTTACTCCTCCATTAATCAATCGACAATCTAAGTTCTTTTTCATCCACCTCGGGACCAACACAGGCTATAACAATATTATCACACCTGAAAAAGCTGTCTGCAAGCCTTTTTATGTCTTCAAAACCGACCTTGTTAATTTTCTGCACTGTTTCTTCTACAGAAATAACACGGTTTACTGAAAGCTCTGATTTACCCAGCCGGGTCATCCTGTTGCTTACATTTTCCAAGCCCAGGAGCACACTGCCCTTTAGTTGTTCCTTGGCCCTTGCCAGCTCTTCTGCAGTTATGCCTTCTTTCCTGACGCTATTTAATTCCGCACTTATCAGGGAGAGTACCTCCTTGAGGTTGTTCCGGCTGAGACCGGCATATATGGAAAAAAGACCGGCATCCCTGTATGAACTATGATAAGTGAAAATGGAATAAGCCAATCCCCGTTCTTCCCTGATCTCCTGGAACAGGCGGGAACTTATCCCTCCACCCAAAGCGCTGTTAATCAGGTGTAAGACATAAATATCTTCATGCTCCATTGGCAGCCCGGGGGTTCCTACACAAAGGTGTACCTGTTCAGTATCCTTCTTTTTCGTGCTTATCCGGCATTCAGTCACCGGTTGAGAGTATATTCTTTCTCTGGTACAGGGTTTAATCGTGCCAAACAGTGGAGCCAGTTTGGCCACAATTTGCTCATGTTTGATATTCCCGGCTACTGCAACCACGAGAGAATCCGGAGCATAATTGTCATTTCTGAATTTAAGCAGCTTTTCTCTGTCTATAGTTCTGATTATGTCTTCAGTGCCGATGACAGACCTGCCCAAAGCATGACCGGACCACAGGGTGCTGGTAAAAATATCATGTACCAGTTCATCGGGTGTATCCTCATACATCTTTATTTCTTCAATGATAACATTCTTCTCT
This DNA window, taken from Phosphitispora fastidiosa, encodes the following:
- a CDS encoding dipicolinate synthase subunit B codes for the protein MELNGVKIGFAVTGSHCTVREVLNQIPRLIESGAEVYPVMSYSVDSIDTRFGKSSEWKELLKEATGHDIIKTIVDAEPIGPNVLFDIMVVAPCTGNTIAKLVNGITDTPVLMAVKAHLRNQRPVVMGISTNDGLGINAKNIGLLLNMKNIYMVPFGQDNPQVKANSLVANMSLVAEAIKSALKGKQLQPVIIQY
- the dpsA gene encoding dipicolinate synthase subunit DpsA, encoding MSSILAGVSAAVLGGDDRELILVPQLAQLGANVRVAGITKFIGNNLVQYFESAVEAVSGARFVILPMSGIDEQGKIMARYGLKPLRFTKDLIRSCIDDCTVIVGFARPLLKQLVAERGLGLVEIAGMDEVAIMNSIPSAEGALQMAMEATDITIHGSNAVVLGFGRCGLTLARMLSALGAKTSVAARKRADLARIAEMGMEPLNYSQLPGCLEKADIIFNTVPFLVLDESLLRKTKPVVYICDIASTPGGVDFKAAAKLGRNAVLAPGLPGKVAPRTAGLILSRVIPDIMVSELANTSSLSSLEEDRR
- the dapB gene encoding 4-hydroxy-tetrahydrodipicolinate reductase — its product is MLKVIVAGAAGRMGREVVKAVLGESDLSLVGAVDINNHGEDIGLLTAGKPCGVPVTGNLGRVIEETRAEVVVDFTTPDSIRSNLNTVLTHHVHAVVGTTSLSEEDIANINRMAGEAGIGIIIAPNFAIGAVLMMKFATEAARYLPNVEIIELHHDLKLDAPSGTAIKTAELIKGSRETCRQGHPDEQEKFRGVRGGEYDGMRIHSVRLPGLTAHQEVIFGGLGQTLTIRHDSISRESFMPGVILAVRRVAELKGVTYGLEKLLTE
- a CDS encoding threonine/serine exporter family protein, encoding MNDKGHQALEFAGLAGELLLENGAETPRVEDTVHRICSTAGLTEIEVIVFPTGIIINALYDNVRVTRAKRIHARETNLNKISVVNDVSRKYACSRISLNEGLAIARELDTGKPDRRVFWGNLAAGGIASGSATILLGGYWADFLPAFMAAAMVRTIIGVTAFNLAYVLQIFLAGIFAGFGGSLFVDLGFGYHLDKIIVGALLPLYPGITLTNAVRDFISGDLLSGTLRMVEGLLIAAALANGVGVALSMYHGHLRNYLF
- a CDS encoding threonine/serine exporter family protein, whose amino-acid sequence is MLIKMFLAFLTTLFTGITLQTPKSALVTAGLTGMLGWTVYNILIQLKFSTLFASVSGAIIIGGFAEIMSRIQKQPVTVYIVSGIIPLVPGITSYDSMLDFINSRYIEGIALAFKALLIAAYLATGLAIVPITVRFFRRRVGRFGEK
- a CDS encoding YlmC/YmxH family sporulation protein, translating into MGYLRMSDLEGKEVINMVDGARLGVIGEADMVVDCHTGEIQSIILPRRNNFFSLWMDRQHIIIPWQSIKKIGNEVVIVELDGTVPNLTRYPG
- the dut gene encoding dUTP diphosphatase, giving the protein MDKVRVYVSRTDAGKGLPLPQYMTPGAAGMDLLAAVGQPEVLMPGEIKLIPTGLCLALPRGYEAQIRPRSGLALKHGITLVNTPGTIDSDYRGEIGLILINHGQAPFEINRGDRVAQMVINKFARAEFAETESLDDTQRSSGGFGSTGK
- a CDS encoding M16 family metallopeptidase; translation: MYKKETLANGVRIVTEEVPYVRSVSMGLWVGAGSRDENESNNGIAHFIEHMMFKGTAKRTAKGIAEALDAVGGQLNAFTSKEYTCYYAKVLDEHIDVAVDLLSDMYFNSLFREEDIDKEKNVIIEEIKMYEDTPDELVHDIFTSTLWSGHALGRSVIGTEDIIRTIDREKLLKFRNDNYAPDSLVVAVAGNIKHEQIVAKLAPLFGTIKPCTRERIYSQPVTECRISTKKKDTEQVHLCVGTPGLPMEHEDIYVLHLINSALGGGISSRLFQEIREERGLAYSIFTYHSSYRDAGLFSIYAGLSRNNLKEVLSLISAELNSVRKEGITAEELARAKEQLKGSVLLGLENVSNRMTRLGKSELSVNRVISVEETVQKINKVGFEDIKRLADSFFRCDNIVIACVGPEVDEKELRLSID